Proteins encoded together in one Microbacterium sp. ABRD28 window:
- a CDS encoding long-chain-fatty-acid--CoA ligase: protein MTTYDPPRPWIASYAEGVPSDLPEVTGSLVDIIDTAARENPDAPALEFFGRETTYRQLHAQIIAAAEGLRRRGVKAGDAVAIVLPNCPQHIVAFYAVLRLGAVVVEHNPLYTARELRTQFQDHGARHAIVWSKVVDTVRAFPDDLGIQTLVSVEIRRAMPWRTRVALRLPVARAREARMALDSPLARRAASVQRWEDLTADGPLAPEHAGPDTDDLAILQYTSGTTGSPKGVRLTHRNLLANAAQARSWVPEIRRGEGCVVYAVLPMFHAYGLTLCLTFAMSMAARLVLFPRFDPDLVLAVTKKRPATFLPLVPPIAERLLASAEAAGVSLEGTQVAISGAMALPHELVVPFERASGGYLVEGYGLSECSPVLMANPVATHRKPGTVGLPLPGTECRVVDPDDPRTDVPQGAPGELVVRGPQVFDGYHGRPEETEQVFVDGWFRTGDIVTIDDEGFVRIVDRIKELIITGGFNVAPTEVENALRQHPRVSDAAVVGLPSTHSGEDVVAAVVVSGTDPLDPEEVRGFARGILTAYKVPRRVLVVEELPRSLIGKVQRRQVRARLLETMDAGRADAD from the coding sequence GTGACGACGTACGACCCGCCCCGTCCGTGGATCGCCAGCTACGCCGAGGGGGTTCCCTCGGACCTCCCCGAGGTAACGGGGTCGCTCGTCGACATCATCGACACCGCGGCGCGTGAGAATCCCGATGCGCCGGCGCTGGAGTTCTTCGGACGAGAGACGACCTACCGCCAGCTTCACGCGCAGATCATCGCCGCCGCCGAAGGATTGCGACGGCGCGGGGTGAAAGCGGGCGATGCGGTGGCGATCGTGCTGCCGAACTGTCCGCAGCACATCGTCGCCTTCTACGCCGTCCTCCGGCTCGGTGCGGTGGTCGTGGAACACAACCCGCTCTACACCGCACGGGAGCTGCGCACCCAGTTCCAGGATCACGGAGCTCGTCACGCGATCGTCTGGAGCAAGGTCGTCGACACCGTTCGCGCGTTCCCCGACGATCTCGGGATCCAGACCCTGGTGTCGGTCGAGATCCGTCGCGCCATGCCGTGGCGCACCCGCGTCGCCCTGCGGCTTCCGGTCGCGCGAGCCCGTGAGGCGCGGATGGCACTGGACTCCCCGCTCGCTCGGCGCGCGGCGTCGGTGCAACGGTGGGAGGACCTGACCGCCGACGGCCCGCTCGCCCCCGAGCACGCAGGTCCCGACACCGACGATCTCGCGATCCTGCAGTACACCAGCGGCACGACCGGCTCGCCCAAGGGCGTGCGACTGACCCACCGCAACCTTCTCGCCAACGCCGCGCAGGCCCGCTCCTGGGTGCCGGAGATCAGGCGCGGAGAGGGATGCGTCGTGTACGCCGTCCTCCCGATGTTCCACGCGTACGGTCTCACGCTGTGCCTCACCTTCGCCATGTCGATGGCCGCCCGGCTCGTTCTGTTCCCCCGCTTCGATCCCGACCTCGTGCTGGCGGTGACGAAGAAGCGGCCCGCGACCTTCCTCCCCCTCGTTCCCCCCATCGCCGAACGGCTGCTCGCATCCGCCGAGGCCGCCGGGGTTTCTCTGGAGGGGACGCAGGTCGCCATCTCGGGCGCGATGGCCCTCCCCCACGAACTGGTCGTGCCCTTCGAGCGGGCCAGCGGTGGCTACCTCGTCGAAGGCTACGGACTCAGCGAGTGCTCTCCGGTCCTCATGGCCAACCCCGTGGCGACCCACCGCAAGCCCGGGACCGTCGGCCTTCCTCTGCCGGGCACCGAGTGCCGGGTGGTGGATCCCGATGACCCTCGCACCGATGTGCCGCAGGGCGCGCCCGGGGAGCTCGTCGTGCGGGGACCGCAGGTGTTCGACGGCTACCACGGGCGCCCGGAGGAGACCGAGCAGGTGTTCGTCGACGGCTGGTTCCGCACCGGTGACATCGTCACGATCGACGACGAGGGCTTCGTCAGGATCGTCGACCGGATCAAAGAGCTCATCATCACGGGTGGTTTCAACGTGGCGCCCACCGAAGTCGAGAACGCCCTGCGCCAGCATCCCCGGGTGAGCGACGCAGCAGTGGTCGGTCTCCCCTCGACTCACTCGGGCGAGGATGTCGTCGCCGCGGTCGTCGTGTCGGGCACCGATCCGCTGGATCCGGAGGAGGTCAGAGGCTTCGCGCGCGGGATCCTCACGGCATACAAAGTGCCGCGCCGGGTGCTCGTCGTCGAGGAGCTGCCGCGTTCGCTGATCGGCAAGGTGCAGCGACGTCAGGTGCGGGCGCGGCTTCTCGAGACGATGGATGCGGGCCGGGCAGACGCCGACTGA
- the ligA gene encoding NAD-dependent DNA ligase LigA, with amino-acid sequence MTPAAARARADELTDRILRARDAYYGEEAQIVDDATYDAWMHELEQIERLHPELQGQDSPTQSVGAASATLFAPVTHAERMLSLDNVFSEEEFLAWTTRVERDAARGVRYLCELKIDGLALSLRYERGRLTTAATRGDGRVGEDVTENVRRIGTIPAVLAGSGHPDLVEVRGEVFFTVADFTALNAFQQAQGDRLFANPRNAASGSLRQKAEGKSERQLRAMTERLSRLRMTVHGIGAWADPPVAAQSEVYRLLKGWGLPVSRYFRVADDAGEAAEFIRHYGEHRHDVEHEIDGVVVKVDDLALHDELGATSRAPRWAIAYKYPPEQVNTTLLDIVVSVGRTGRATPFAVMAPAQVAGSVVRQATLHNQDVVKAKGVLIGDTVVLRKAGDVIPEVLGPVVELRDGSEREFVMPHRCPECGSPLAPAKEGDIDLRCPNARSCPAQVRGRVEHIGSRGALDIEGLGEVSAAALTQPVRPEIPPLVTEAGLFDLTAADLFPIDVVVRDAETGLPRLLEDGTADTRSPFRRQRKKSDPPFDPDGEFDGDAVHIVSRAAQELLANLERAKTKELWRFLVALSIRHVGPVAARALAQWFGSIRAIRDASRDDLAAVDGVGGIIADAVTEWFAVDWHREIVERWEAAGAQLATPGHPGPGAAAIAGGVLDGVTVVATGTLEGYTREGAQEAILRAGGKAASSVSKKTDFVAAGPGAGSKLAKAEELGLRVIDAAQFHLLVTEGPSALADADDSSS; translated from the coding sequence ATGACGCCGGCGGCGGCACGGGCGCGGGCCGACGAGCTGACCGATCGCATCCTCCGCGCGCGCGACGCCTACTACGGCGAGGAAGCCCAGATCGTCGACGATGCCACGTACGACGCATGGATGCACGAGTTGGAGCAGATCGAGCGGCTCCACCCCGAGCTCCAGGGTCAGGATTCCCCCACGCAGAGCGTCGGTGCAGCGTCGGCGACCCTCTTCGCGCCTGTCACCCACGCCGAACGCATGCTGAGTCTGGACAATGTGTTCAGCGAAGAGGAGTTCCTCGCCTGGACGACGCGCGTCGAGCGCGACGCCGCACGCGGTGTCCGCTACCTCTGCGAGCTGAAGATCGATGGTCTCGCGCTGTCGCTCCGGTACGAACGGGGCCGACTCACCACCGCAGCGACCCGGGGCGACGGACGTGTCGGCGAGGATGTCACCGAGAACGTGCGCCGCATCGGCACGATTCCGGCCGTGCTCGCCGGCAGCGGGCATCCAGACCTCGTCGAGGTGCGCGGCGAGGTGTTCTTCACCGTCGCCGACTTCACCGCGCTCAACGCGTTCCAGCAGGCGCAGGGCGATCGCCTCTTCGCCAACCCCCGCAATGCGGCATCGGGATCGCTGCGCCAGAAGGCCGAGGGGAAGTCCGAACGACAGCTGCGGGCCATGACGGAGCGACTGAGCCGACTGCGGATGACGGTTCACGGCATCGGTGCGTGGGCCGACCCGCCGGTGGCCGCGCAGAGCGAGGTCTACCGCCTGCTGAAGGGCTGGGGGCTCCCCGTGAGCCGGTACTTCCGGGTGGCCGACGATGCCGGGGAGGCCGCCGAGTTCATCCGGCACTACGGCGAACACCGCCACGACGTGGAACACGAGATCGACGGGGTCGTGGTCAAGGTCGACGACCTCGCGCTCCACGACGAGCTGGGTGCCACCAGCCGCGCACCGCGCTGGGCCATCGCATACAAGTACCCTCCCGAACAGGTGAACACCACGCTGCTCGACATCGTGGTGTCGGTCGGCCGCACCGGTCGTGCGACGCCCTTCGCCGTGATGGCGCCGGCACAGGTCGCCGGCTCGGTCGTTCGCCAGGCGACGCTGCACAACCAGGACGTCGTGAAGGCGAAGGGCGTGCTGATCGGTGACACCGTCGTTCTCCGCAAGGCGGGGGACGTCATCCCCGAGGTGCTCGGGCCGGTCGTGGAGCTGCGCGACGGCAGCGAGCGGGAGTTCGTCATGCCGCACCGGTGCCCCGAATGCGGTTCGCCGCTCGCCCCCGCCAAGGAGGGCGACATCGATCTGCGCTGCCCGAACGCACGATCCTGCCCCGCGCAGGTGAGGGGACGTGTCGAGCACATCGGGTCACGGGGAGCCCTCGATATCGAGGGGCTGGGGGAGGTGTCGGCGGCCGCGCTGACGCAGCCCGTCCGCCCCGAGATCCCCCCGCTGGTCACCGAGGCCGGTCTGTTCGATCTCACCGCCGCCGATCTCTTCCCGATCGACGTCGTGGTGCGCGATGCCGAGACGGGGCTGCCGCGTCTCCTGGAAGACGGCACGGCGGACACCCGCTCACCCTTCCGCCGTCAGCGCAAGAAGTCCGACCCGCCCTTCGACCCCGACGGCGAATTCGACGGCGACGCCGTCCACATCGTCTCGCGAGCAGCCCAGGAGCTCCTGGCCAATCTGGAACGCGCCAAGACCAAGGAGCTGTGGCGGTTTCTCGTCGCCCTCAGCATCCGCCACGTCGGTCCCGTCGCGGCGCGCGCCCTGGCGCAGTGGTTCGGTTCGATACGCGCGATCCGGGACGCGTCGCGCGACGACCTCGCCGCCGTCGACGGCGTCGGCGGGATCATCGCCGATGCGGTGACGGAATGGTTCGCCGTCGACTGGCACCGCGAGATCGTCGAGCGGTGGGAGGCGGCCGGTGCGCAGCTGGCGACCCCGGGTCATCCTGGTCCGGGGGCCGCAGCCATCGCCGGCGGCGTCCTCGACGGTGTCACCGTCGTCGCCACCGGAACCCTCGAGGGCTACACCCGGGAGGGCGCCCAAGAGGCGATCCTGCGCGCCGGGGGGAAGGCGGCGTCGTCGGTGTCGAAGAAGACCGACTTCGTTGCGGCCGGCCCAGGGGCCGGGTCGAAGCTGGCGAAGGCGGAAGAGCTCGGCCTTCGGGTCATCGACGCCGCGCAGTTCCACCTGCTCGTGACCGAAGGACCCTCCGCCCTCGCGGACGCGGACGACTCCTCGTCGTGA
- the mnmA gene encoding tRNA 2-thiouridine(34) synthase MnmA translates to MRVLAAMSGGVDSAVAAARMVDAGHDVVGVHLALSRAGGTLRTGSRGCCTIEDAMDARRAADVLGFPFYVWDFSERFRDDVIEDFVTEYRAGRTPNPCMRCNERIKFAALLERAVELGFDAVCTGHYARIVDTAAGRELHRASDAAKDQSYVLGVLTPDQLAHSLFPLGDTPSKAVVRAEAERRGLTVANKPDSFDICFIPDGDTRGWLAERVGATPGDIVDRAGDVVGRHDGAHAYTVGQRRGLALGVPAADGKPRFVLEVRPVSNTVVVGPKEALATARIAGDRFSWTTQPPAVGLFSCHVQIRAHAEPVPAEGRFDGSEIEITPDQPFDGVAPGQTAVLYEGTRVIGQFTIARTVSAAPVETVVS, encoded by the coding sequence ATGCGAGTACTGGCGGCGATGAGCGGCGGCGTGGATTCGGCCGTCGCGGCGGCCCGCATGGTCGATGCGGGTCACGACGTCGTCGGCGTGCACCTGGCGCTCTCGCGGGCGGGGGGCACTCTGCGCACCGGCAGCCGGGGATGCTGCACCATCGAGGATGCGATGGATGCGCGTCGCGCTGCGGATGTTCTCGGGTTCCCGTTCTACGTGTGGGACTTCTCCGAACGCTTCCGGGACGACGTGATCGAGGACTTCGTGACCGAGTACCGGGCCGGTCGCACCCCGAACCCGTGCATGCGGTGCAACGAGCGCATCAAGTTCGCCGCGCTGCTCGAGCGGGCCGTCGAGCTCGGGTTCGACGCGGTGTGCACGGGGCACTACGCGCGCATCGTGGACACCGCCGCGGGGCGCGAGCTGCACCGGGCGTCGGATGCCGCCAAGGATCAGTCCTACGTGCTCGGAGTCCTCACTCCCGACCAGCTCGCGCATTCGCTCTTCCCCCTGGGAGACACCCCGTCCAAGGCCGTGGTGCGGGCCGAGGCGGAGCGCCGCGGTCTGACCGTGGCGAACAAGCCCGACAGCTTCGACATCTGCTTCATCCCCGACGGCGACACCCGCGGCTGGCTCGCCGAGCGCGTCGGTGCGACCCCCGGCGACATCGTCGACCGCGCCGGCGACGTCGTCGGCCGGCACGACGGCGCCCACGCCTACACGGTCGGGCAGCGCCGTGGACTGGCGCTCGGTGTCCCGGCTGCAGACGGCAAGCCCCGCTTCGTCCTCGAGGTCCGGCCCGTCTCCAACACCGTCGTGGTCGGTCCGAAAGAGGCGCTGGCCACCGCGCGCATCGCCGGCGATCGGTTCAGCTGGACCACGCAGCCGCCGGCGGTCGGACTGTTCTCGTGCCACGTCCAGATCCGCGCTCACGCCGAGCCGGTGCCGGCGGAGGGACGGTTCGACGGCAGTGAGATCGAGATTACCCCGGACCAGCCGTTCGATGGCGTCGCCCCCGGACAGACCGCCGTCCTCTACGAGGGCACCCGGGTCATCGGGCAGTTCACCATCGCGCGTACGGTGTCGGCGGCTCCCGTCGAGACGGTCGTCTCCTGA
- a CDS encoding cysteine desulfurase family protein produces MTAYLDHAATSPLRPEAREAWIRAHEVVGNPSSIHGAGQSARRLLEDARERLAVLLGADPIEIVFTSGGTEAVNLALKGLWWARSAGAEAIVLPDGEHHATVDVVEWLSRFAGAQARSVPLDEIGRIGVAEFAAAARGAAVATALAANNEIGTVNDIPALAAAASAAGIPFHVDAIAALGRVPVSFRDWRGSATGSAGLVALSVAAHKVGGPVGVGALVVSRHARIEPLLHGGGQQRGLRAGTQDVAGSVAFAAALDAAEAEREREQERLGGLSDRLIRGIRETVTGAEVLGPLAHGSTARLAGNVHVLFPGAAGETLLFLLDQAGIAVSTGSACQAGVAEPSHVVLALGRTPAEARQVLRFSLGRTSTPSDVDAVLRHLPEAVRRARAASGLRPATPS; encoded by the coding sequence ATGACGGCGTACCTCGATCACGCGGCGACGAGCCCCCTGCGCCCCGAAGCCCGCGAGGCGTGGATCCGCGCCCACGAGGTCGTCGGCAATCCCTCGTCGATCCACGGCGCCGGTCAGTCCGCGCGTCGCCTCCTCGAGGACGCCCGGGAGCGCCTGGCGGTTCTGCTCGGCGCCGATCCCATCGAGATCGTGTTCACGTCGGGAGGGACCGAGGCGGTCAATCTCGCTCTGAAGGGGTTGTGGTGGGCCCGGTCCGCCGGGGCGGAGGCCATCGTGCTTCCCGACGGCGAGCACCACGCGACCGTGGACGTCGTCGAATGGCTGTCGCGCTTCGCGGGAGCACAGGCGCGGTCCGTGCCGCTCGATGAGATCGGGCGCATCGGGGTGGCGGAGTTCGCCGCCGCCGCGAGAGGGGCGGCTGTGGCGACGGCGCTTGCGGCCAACAACGAGATCGGCACGGTCAACGACATCCCCGCTCTCGCCGCCGCTGCCTCCGCGGCGGGCATCCCGTTCCACGTGGACGCCATCGCCGCCCTCGGGCGCGTGCCGGTCTCCTTCCGCGACTGGCGCGGGTCGGCGACCGGATCCGCCGGCCTGGTGGCCCTCAGCGTCGCCGCGCACAAGGTGGGGGGACCGGTCGGCGTGGGCGCCCTGGTGGTTTCGCGCCACGCGCGCATCGAGCCTCTCCTCCACGGCGGCGGGCAGCAGCGCGGACTCCGGGCCGGTACCCAGGACGTCGCCGGAAGCGTCGCGTTCGCGGCCGCGCTGGACGCCGCCGAGGCCGAGCGCGAGCGGGAGCAGGAGCGTCTGGGCGGACTGTCGGACCGTCTGATCCGCGGCATCCGGGAGACGGTGACCGGCGCCGAGGTCCTCGGCCCGCTCGCGCACGGATCGACGGCGCGTCTCGCGGGCAATGTCCACGTGCTGTTCCCGGGGGCCGCGGGGGAGACGCTGCTGTTCCTCCTGGATCAGGCGGGGATCGCGGTGTCGACCGGGTCGGCCTGCCAGGCGGGGGTCGCCGAGCCGTCCCACGTCGTCCTCGCGCTGGGCCGGACCCCGGCCGAGGCGCGACAGGTGCTGCGATTCTCGCTGGGGCGGACGAGTACGCCGTCGGACGTCGACGCGGTGCTCCGGCATCTGCCGGAGGCCGTCCGACGCGCGCGTGCGGCATCCGGACTCCGTCCAGCGACCCCTTCGTAA
- the glgX gene encoding glycogen debranching protein GlgX has translation MVSIDPLAPTSPSASLLSPHLDDLGVRQGPAGGTLRVWSAHAEAIELVLFDRDDIDWIVATASLVPEGGGVWAVTTPLLHPGARYALRVDGPSGPGSVFNSATLLTDPYARGVVGSGLEDWRCVVIDGGFDWGGVPKPGVPLDRTVIYEGHVKGLTKRHPGIPAALHGTYAGLAHPAMIEHLLSLGVTSVELLPIHAFAPEPRLLQHGLSNYWGYNTVNFFSPHAAYATLEAQRQGPEAVLREVKGMVRLLHEAGIEVLLDVVYNHTAEEGIGGPRSSLRGIDNRSYYRQQDDGTYIDVTGCGNSVNTATDAAARLVLDSLRYWAREVQIDGFRFDLAVTLGRDAGHAFTPDHPLLQAIVDDPALADVKKIVEPWDVGMGGWQTGNFAPGWHEWNDRYRDRVRNFWLSDIDYARRASTSPVGIGGFATRLAGSSNTFSEERGPLASVNFVTAHDGFTLRDLVSYDVKHNLGNGEQNRDGADTNRSFNHGAEGRTDDQGILATRRRAMRNLLGTLLLSAGIPMLTAGDEFGRTQRGNNNAYCHDSPLTWLSWEHAPWQQDLLAHVQALTRLRRENPALRPIRFARLGERIPSASVMQWYDENGQTMSPDRWTDPGHRTLQYVAASTPENEPFNRVLLVIHGVERPTTVTLPELEEADRFVSLWSSADENPSAHEGVFAPGDDLDVPPTSMRLFRVE, from the coding sequence ATGGTCAGCATCGACCCCCTCGCCCCCACCTCCCCCTCCGCCTCACTGCTGAGCCCGCACCTCGACGACCTGGGCGTCAGGCAGGGCCCCGCCGGAGGCACCCTTCGGGTCTGGTCCGCCCACGCCGAAGCCATCGAGCTCGTCCTCTTCGACCGCGATGACATCGACTGGATCGTCGCAACCGCTTCGCTCGTCCCGGAAGGCGGTGGTGTCTGGGCGGTGACCACCCCGCTGCTGCACCCGGGCGCCCGGTACGCGCTCCGCGTAGACGGTCCCTCCGGCCCCGGCAGCGTCTTCAACAGCGCGACGCTTCTCACCGATCCCTATGCGCGCGGAGTCGTCGGAAGCGGCCTGGAGGACTGGCGCTGCGTCGTCATCGACGGCGGGTTCGACTGGGGCGGTGTGCCCAAGCCCGGCGTCCCGCTGGATCGCACCGTCATCTACGAGGGACATGTCAAGGGCCTCACGAAGCGTCACCCGGGGATCCCCGCCGCCCTCCACGGCACATATGCGGGACTCGCCCACCCCGCGATGATCGAGCACCTGCTGAGCCTGGGGGTGACCAGTGTCGAGCTCCTCCCGATCCATGCCTTCGCCCCCGAGCCGCGCCTGCTGCAGCACGGACTTTCGAACTACTGGGGCTACAACACCGTCAACTTCTTCAGCCCGCATGCCGCCTACGCCACTCTGGAGGCTCAGCGGCAGGGCCCCGAAGCGGTGCTCCGCGAAGTGAAGGGAATGGTGCGCCTGCTGCACGAGGCCGGCATCGAGGTGCTTCTCGACGTCGTCTACAACCACACCGCCGAAGAAGGAATCGGCGGCCCCCGCTCGAGTCTGCGCGGCATCGACAACCGGTCGTATTACCGGCAGCAGGACGACGGAACCTACATCGACGTCACCGGGTGTGGAAACAGCGTCAACACGGCGACCGACGCCGCGGCGCGGCTGGTGCTCGATTCCCTCCGGTATTGGGCACGGGAGGTGCAGATCGACGGCTTCCGCTTCGATCTGGCGGTGACCCTCGGACGTGATGCCGGGCACGCCTTCACCCCGGATCATCCGCTCCTCCAGGCCATCGTCGACGATCCCGCGCTGGCGGATGTGAAGAAGATCGTCGAGCCCTGGGACGTCGGTATGGGCGGCTGGCAGACGGGGAACTTCGCACCCGGCTGGCACGAGTGGAACGATCGCTACCGCGACCGGGTCCGCAACTTCTGGCTGAGCGACATCGACTACGCCCGACGGGCCTCGACGTCGCCGGTCGGCATCGGCGGTTTCGCCACGCGCCTGGCCGGATCGTCCAACACGTTCAGCGAGGAACGCGGACCCCTCGCGAGCGTCAACTTCGTCACCGCGCACGACGGCTTCACCCTCCGCGACCTGGTGTCGTACGACGTCAAGCACAACCTCGGCAACGGAGAGCAGAATCGCGACGGTGCCGACACGAATCGCTCGTTCAACCACGGAGCGGAGGGGCGCACCGACGACCAGGGGATCCTCGCCACCCGCCGCCGCGCGATGCGCAACCTCCTCGGCACCCTGCTGCTGTCGGCAGGGATCCCGATGCTGACGGCGGGCGACGAGTTCGGTCGCACCCAGCGGGGCAACAACAACGCCTACTGCCACGACTCGCCGCTGACCTGGCTGTCGTGGGAGCACGCACCCTGGCAGCAGGATCTTCTCGCCCACGTGCAAGCCCTCACCCGGCTGCGTCGAGAGAACCCCGCCCTGCGTCCCATCCGATTCGCCCGTCTGGGCGAGCGGATCCCCTCGGCCTCGGTGATGCAGTGGTACGACGAGAACGGTCAGACCATGTCGCCCGACCGGTGGACCGACCCCGGCCACCGGACGCTCCAGTACGTCGCCGCCTCGACCCCCGAGAACGAACCGTTCAACCGGGTCCTCCTCGTCATCCACGGTGTCGAGCGCCCGACGACGGTCACCCTTCCCGAACTCGAGGAGGCCGACCGCTTCGTCTCGCTGTGGTCCAGCGCCGATGAGAATCCGTCCGCGCACGAGGGTGTCTTCGCACCCGGCGACGACCTGGATGTCCCCCCGACGAGCATGCGGCTGTTCCGCGTGGAGTGA
- a CDS encoding alpha-1,4-glucan--maltose-1-phosphate maltosyltransferase, which produces MTLPSPSVPGGRYRPSAYVGDAVPFTVTAFREGHDAIGVQVRLFSPSGDESLHRLTPLNDGFDRWTTTVAPLETGVWRFRFEAFSDDFATWQHAADIKLAAGLDPFVMRESGARLFDTAIAEKGRSAAERTLLAASAARLRDADVSDAQALDIVRDEKIAALFAARPTSAIVSAGEEAELLVERERAGVGSWYEFFPRSEGATRNDDGSVTSGTLRTAIDRLPGVAGMGFDVIYLPPIHPIGTTNRKGRNNSLTSEPGDPGSPYAIGSHEGGHDAIHPDLGTEADFVAFVDAARGHGLEVALDLALNASPDHPWVTEHPEWFTTLPDGSIAFAENPPKKYQDIYPPNFDNDPAGIYAEILRVVQHWVGLGVKIFRVDNPHTKPVQFWEWLIATVNKADPDVIFLSEAFTRPAMMRGLAMAGFQQSYTYFTWRNSKAELEEFFTSISHETSDFMRPNLFVNTHDILTEYLQYGGRPGYRIRAALAATASPTWGVYAGYELFENVARPGSEENIDNEKYEYKFRDWDGAEARGESLAPWLRRLNEIRRAHPALRQLRNLDVHWSDDEAILVYSKHLDAALSPTGESDTILVVVNVDPHSTRQTMVHLDTRVWGVTPGEPFEVEDLVTGARWTWSDHNFVRLDAFTEPVHILHIAKDRA; this is translated from the coding sequence CTGACCCTCCCCTCTCCCAGCGTGCCCGGCGGCCGCTATCGGCCGTCCGCTTACGTCGGCGATGCCGTCCCCTTCACCGTGACGGCATTCCGCGAAGGACACGACGCGATCGGCGTGCAGGTGCGGCTCTTCTCCCCCTCAGGTGATGAGTCCCTCCACCGGCTCACCCCTCTCAACGACGGCTTCGACCGTTGGACGACCACCGTGGCGCCCCTCGAGACCGGGGTGTGGCGCTTCCGGTTCGAGGCCTTCAGCGACGATTTCGCCACGTGGCAGCACGCTGCCGACATCAAGCTCGCCGCCGGACTCGACCCCTTTGTGATGCGCGAATCCGGGGCCCGCCTCTTCGACACCGCGATCGCCGAGAAGGGCCGGAGCGCGGCCGAACGCACGCTGCTGGCCGCCTCCGCCGCGCGGTTGCGCGATGCCGACGTCTCCGATGCCCAGGCGTTGGACATCGTCCGCGATGAGAAGATCGCGGCGCTGTTCGCCGCGCGTCCGACCTCGGCGATCGTCAGCGCGGGCGAAGAAGCCGAACTGCTCGTCGAGCGCGAGCGAGCCGGCGTCGGATCCTGGTACGAGTTCTTCCCGCGCTCCGAGGGTGCCACGCGCAATGACGACGGCTCGGTCACCAGCGGAACGCTGCGAACCGCGATCGACCGGCTTCCCGGCGTCGCAGGGATGGGCTTCGACGTCATCTACCTCCCGCCCATCCATCCGATCGGAACCACCAACCGCAAGGGCAGGAACAACAGCCTCACCTCCGAGCCCGGCGACCCCGGCTCGCCCTACGCCATCGGGTCCCACGAGGGCGGACACGACGCCATCCACCCCGACCTCGGTACGGAGGCGGACTTCGTCGCCTTCGTCGACGCCGCCCGCGGCCACGGCCTCGAGGTCGCTCTCGACCTCGCGCTGAACGCTTCTCCGGATCATCCGTGGGTCACCGAGCACCCGGAGTGGTTCACCACCCTCCCCGACGGCTCGATCGCCTTCGCCGAGAATCCGCCGAAGAAGTACCAGGACATCTATCCGCCGAACTTCGACAACGATCCGGCCGGGATCTACGCAGAGATCCTGCGGGTGGTCCAGCACTGGGTGGGCCTCGGGGTCAAGATCTTCCGCGTCGACAATCCGCACACCAAGCCGGTGCAGTTCTGGGAGTGGCTGATCGCGACCGTCAACAAGGCGGACCCGGACGTCATCTTCCTCTCCGAGGCCTTCACCCGTCCGGCGATGATGCGGGGCTTGGCGATGGCCGGGTTCCAGCAGAGCTACACCTACTTCACCTGGCGCAACAGCAAGGCGGAGCTGGAGGAGTTCTTCACCTCGATCTCGCATGAGACGTCGGACTTCATGCGGCCGAACCTCTTCGTCAACACCCATGACATCCTCACCGAGTACCTGCAGTACGGCGGGCGACCGGGATACCGGATCCGCGCCGCGCTCGCCGCCACGGCGTCGCCGACGTGGGGTGTCTACGCCGGGTACGAACTGTTCGAGAACGTCGCCCGTCCGGGCTCGGAGGAGAACATCGACAACGAGAAGTACGAGTACAAGTTCCGCGACTGGGACGGCGCCGAGGCCCGCGGCGAGTCCCTCGCGCCGTGGCTGCGGCGCCTCAACGAGATCCGGCGCGCGCACCCGGCGCTCCGACAGCTGCGCAACCTCGACGTGCACTGGAGCGATGACGAAGCCATCCTGGTCTACTCCAAGCACCTGGATGCCGCGCTGTCGCCCACCGGCGAATCCGACACCATCCTCGTGGTGGTCAACGTCGATCCGCACTCCACCCGTCAGACCATGGTCCACCTCGACACCCGCGTGTGGGGTGTGACGCCCGGCGAGCCCTTCGAGGTCGAGGACCTCGTGACCGGGGCGCGCTGGACATGGTCGGATCACAATTTCGTGCGCCTCGACGCCTTCACCGAACCCGTGCACATCCTCCACATCGCAAAGGACCGCGCATGA